Genomic DNA from Leishmania donovani BPK282A1 complete genome, chromosome 32:
acgcacacagacacaacaacaacagcaaagacacaaccgagagagagagagccgcgagacgaggtggggggggggcaagacAGGAAGGAATGAGGAAGCGCCAGGGAGATGAAAGGCAGGCATGCCCATACGACACACCCGAGAagtgtggtggtggacggaagaagaggagacTCCCATTTGCCTCTTTTCTGCTTTCGCGCCAAAGAAACGACGCACCTATGCAACAACAATGACACAGACATCGATacgggagagggcgagaagagaagggcagAAGGGGGAatggcgagagagggaagcaACATGAAAAGCACGAGAGTAAcgacgacaaaaaaaaaagaaaaagagaaaacgcGTGTGAATCTCAGGGCCCAATagtccaaaaaaaaagaaaaaatggAAAGAGAATACAAACTAACGCATCAGAAAAGGCgacgggaaaaaaaaacgagccAAACCTACCGCCAGAAACAGAAGGGAGAcagcggggagggaggtgtcGACGTATCCCGTGCTAATAAACGTCGATGCGGTCAATAAAGCCGTTCGTGAGATTGCAGgagagcgaaagagagaaagagatcgAGAAGCAGCGAGTGAAAAGGGAGAGGATAggtgctgccgtggctgcgAGTGCTTGCATCTTCGTTTCGCTTACGGCTTTATAGAaagccacggcagcagcagtgctaGAAGATGTTAGAGACAAACAGTGACAAGTGAGAGAAGGTGTGTTATAGGGTTTACAGAGCAGTGCAGTGCTTCCTTCCATCATATTCCCACCCTACTCAGCACTTGAACCGCAAGCATGAGCACACGGCATTGTGCGGGGCGTAAGTGTGTGTATGAAACGGCAATTtcagaaaaaaagagagacaagCAGGCAAGCACCGCCGCATAACCCCCTGAGGGAGATTTCACTTCTCGTtgaagcagcaccgtcgaAGAGACAGACGTTCGGTCAAGACGACAATGCTGGGAtagagagcaagagagaaagaaaacaatGGAAACCAGAAAACGAAATAGTGGCAGAGCTcttcacacgcacacacacaaaagcacCGCGCTACTTATACTACACTGTTTGCTTCTTTCTCTTGTCTTTCCATCTTTGTTGTTCCCACGAGCGCGCCAGCACAGTTccgcttccccctcccccggcgCCACCCGTTACTCGCTCGGCCTCTTTCTCAACGTGAACTCCAAACTGCGCATCGCAGAAGAGCTTAAAGCTGGCTAGAGGCGAAATCCCAGTCCACCATGTTCCAAAATGCGTTCACGTAGGACGCGCGGTCGTTCCTGTAGTCGATATAGTACGCGTGCTCCCATATATCGCACGTCAAGATCGGCACGAGGTTGGGCTCCGTGAGCGGGCAGCCCGCGTCGTGCGTTTGGAGCACCTTCAGCTTGCCACTCGACTTGTCCTTCACGAGCCACGCCCAGCCGGAGCCAAAGTGGCCGTTGGCCGCATCCGTGAATTCCTTCTTGAAGCTCGCGAAGCTGCCAAAACTGTCGACGATCGCACTCGCCAAAGGGCCCGACggctcgccaccgcctctcgGCGACAGGCAGCGCCAGAAGAAGTCGTGGTTGAAAATCTGCGCCGCACAGTTGAAGGCGGGGCCCTTCTCAGACTTGATGATGTCCACCAGCGACTTCGACGCAAGACCCGAGTTTGACTCCGCGGCAGCGTTCAGCTTCACGGCGTACCCCTTGTGGTGCTTCTCGTGGTGGAAGGTGACCTGCTCCTTCGACATGCCCTTCGACGCGAGCGCATCGTGGGGgtacggcagcggctgaaCAGCGAACGGCATGACGCACGAGCAGAAAGCAAACAGGGATGTAGAAGAACCGTGAGAAAGGCACGTGAGTTGTGTACGTCGTCCGATTCCTTAGCTGGCTGAGGTGGAGAGATGCTGTTTTCCTCCTGCAGAACCGAAAGCAAAGATGGTGAGGCTACACGCGGCAGCGAAAGAAAACGgaaataataataataaggGATGAGTGAGGGGGAGAAAGCGCTTCATTCTGTTACGTTCCAGCACGTGTGttgggagagaaggagaggggaagtCCCATATGTGCATGTTTGTGCAGTTGGGCAAGATATGTGGAACGcgggagacggagagagaaggatgcGACAGGGGAGCACAGGGCAAGTGCATATAAGGGAGATGGGGGAGAAAGAGGATGGCAAGAAATGGTaagcgcgcgcacagtgATGTCAAGTTGAAACACGGAAGCAGAGGCAGGAGTGGAGTTTGTGAGAGGAAGTAGTGTGCGACGCGGGGTGGCGAGACTTACGGAATTGGGCGACGGAGCTGTCGCTGCAGAGAACAAAACAATTCGAAACGGGAGGAGTGGGCGATGAGCATTCTTCGTGCGCTTACTCTCGGTGAGAGAAAGGGCCTGGCTGAGACACGTGACCACGCGACAGTCAGTATCTCCGACATTCTCACTGATGTGCATCTAGGGTACTTGAACTCCCATGCTCGCTGCCTCGTTGTGTAGTAGCACCACTTCCTCAAGCCCTCTTGTTTTTTTCCTGTCGCATTTTGTGTCGCTTGTTCGCTTTTACAGAAGGAATGCGCCTAACTATCGCGTCATGACCAGCCACCCTGTCTCCCGACTCCCTCCTCGCtgcacagaaaaaaaagcaaaaacgCTAACACACAAataagcacacacacacacacatgtacaGCAGTGAAAACACAATCAGATCACGGTCACCTACTGAAGTATAAAAAAATCATaaagatatatatatagatgtaCATGGAAAATAAGACGAATCTACAACATGCATCCATCATCTTTCGTTACCTTACACCACGACCATCCACACCacacctctgcctcctccacatccCACAGCGCACCAGCATATTGAGTGCGGTTACCAAAGTGAGCTGAGggacaaacacacgcacagagagacagacacacacagacagatacagagacgcagagagagagacagaggaagGCACAGGGAAGGCACAACCcagaaaaggaagaaaaaaaaagacgggGAGCAGAGAGGAGAAGACAGTAAATGGACAGAGAAATAAGCCCGAAGAGAAGCCATAGTAACGGTGTAAGTTTTCTTCGCTGTTTGTTGCTCCCTGTATACCGACAGTCAAGCATCACCCGACATAGATGCGGGATATATATCAGCCCGGCAACAGAGCAGACGGGGCCGATCATGCCAGTCCAAGAAGTGCCGCAGTACAGAGAGTGAAATTGAATGAAGCCTGTCCTCCACAAGGCCCTGCCTTCCTGTGTCCCTTTCGCTTGGCCTACACAGAGGAGCGCGTCATCTCCACATTCGCGTTgtgtcgcggcgcagcagtctTCTGCTCAAAGGAGAAAAATGTAGGGAATCAATCAGGGGGAGACAATACCGGCAAGATGGTCGAGATGTGTAGCACACACGTGAGCCGTGCACACCAATTTGCTGGTCAAGAGTGCCACTTCTCTTTTCTGAGGCACATCTTCCCTCGCACCCAACGATTGGCGAGGTGGTGTGTACACGAGCACTCTGGCACCGAACGGAACACATACACGTCCGCACATCTAGCAAACGGATGTTTGGACTGCCCTCGTCTCACAATAGTAACCACGAAAAGATATacggaggcgatggcgactCGAGCTTCACTATGAGATACCGAATTTACGCGCGAGTATGGATCCCCCGTTTCCATTCCTTTTACAGATCACTGTTGACGTAGTGGGAGCCACCAGCAGCCCTGTAGCAGCGGTTGGCGTGCGACCAATTTACCATGTTCCAAAATGCGTTCACGTAGGACGCGCGGTCGTTCCTGTAGTCGATATAGTACGCGTGCTCCCATATATCGCACGTCAAGATCGGCACGAGGTTGGGCTCCGTGAGCGGGCAGCCCGCGTCGTGCGTTTGGAGCACCTTCAGCTTGCCACTCGACTTGTCCTTCACGAGCCACGCCCAGCCGGAGCCAAAGTGGCCGTTGGCCGCATCCGTGAATTCCTTCTTGAAGCTCGCGAAGCTGCCAAAACTGTCGACGATCGCACTCGCGATCTCTCCGTGCGGCTTCGACCCGCCTCTCGGCGACAGGCAGCGCCAGAAGAAGTCGTGGTTGAAAATCTGCGCCGCACAGTTGAAGGCGGGGCCCTTCTCAGACTTGATGATGTCCACCAGCGACTTCGACGCAAGACCCGAGTTTGACTGCGCGGCAGCGTTCAGCTTCACGGCGTACCCCTTGTGGTGCTTCTCGTGGTGGAAGGTGACCTGCTCCTTCGACATGCCCTTCGACGCGAGCGCATCGTGGGGgtacggcagcggctgaaCAGCGAACGGCATGACGGGCTAATGGAGCGACAGGGAAAGAACGGCGGGGACGCCACTGAGAAGGGCAACGAAACAGCTCGAGGTGTGGGCGATGGAGCGTCGTGACGAAGCAAATGTGTGTATCGGTAGGTgtgagagagaaacagagaacTGCAACGGGGCAAACCGTTTCCGGTGTGGCCCAGGGATGTGGATGGTGCAGGGTCAGCGCGGATTCGGAGGGAGAGAACAGAAGATGGCAGGCCGTATGAAGTCCAAAGCGGATTGATAGCAGCACCACCAtggagcgcagctgccccCTTGCGTATCCACAAAAGGAGACGAGTCACACGTAAAGCAGGCGGCGATGGAAGGTGGGGGGCACTCATTCGCATGTCCCGAAGATGCAAACCCTGGCTGGTGCAACTCTCCGAGGCAACGCTTCCTCCTGTTCACAGCGGCGCATTCATTTCGTGGCGCTGATGGCGTGCACAGAGGGGCCTGCGGCTGGCTCACGAGTATCAGTAGAAAGAGGTCGTTTGTTGGACATCGCACCACGCTCAGGCATTTTGCTGAGGTCCCTCGGCGTTTCACTCAGCActttccccaccccctccctctttcctttttccttttttttttttcgttagggaggagaggagagggggagggcggcgggcTCCTgacatgcgtgcgtgtgcccttCTTTTGCGTCCGTGTAGCTGCACCGTGTCCGTGCACGGACTCCAGACGACTGCAGCAGAGAAAGACCGCCCTGCGCACGGCGACTttccacacacgcgcacggagggagggaagggagggcgaaacgagcacgaaaaaaaaaaggcaaagcaccgaaaaaaaaaagcgcacCGAAGGAAATCGACAAGACAAGGAGGAACAACGAgaacaaaacagaaaagcCCTGAAAACGGATAGGCAGctggggagaagagagggagccAACAGGCCACAGAAGTCCGTACTTCGTAGCGAACCAAGAAGCTCGAAAGCAAGGGCATCACACACAAGTCGAGAGactgcgagagagagagagagggcggtAGAAAGAGGGATGGAAACGGAGGCTCGAGGGGTGCAATGCCCACTCGGGTGTCCCCGCACCGACCCACCAACCAACCGGCCACAATCTTCCTCATCCTTCCCACAATGCGCTCATCCGTTGAAGGCCTTCAGTGCGCAGTATTTGCCCAATTtaaataataataataataagcCGTAATTGGCCTTTTCGGCCACCCTGTACCCATTGGGCGCGAACATGGGCCTCGTGTTCCGTACATGGGTGTCTGTCTTTAAGCGGAGCCCCTATGCCGGCATCGATGGGAGAAGCACACAAGTCAGAGGAGGAGTCACAGGGCGCTCCGCAGACAGGAAcaccaaaagaaaaagaaaacagtACATGAAAAAGCCCAGaggcacacaaacaaacaaacggaaaaaaaatgTAGGCTCGGCTCAGCACATCTAGCATACACTGATCGCAACAAGGGATGTAACAGCAGTCTAGATCACCACATCTCATACGCATTTACATAAACAAGCATGCGCACTACAACAACTTCTAAAGGGAAGAACACTGCGGCCGAAAGACGCGAAGAAATCAGCCCATATATATAGTCCATCAGCCGcatcagagagagagagagatggcaAGAGGCAGGAAAACGGCTCGCAGTCCAACTGGGGAGATTGCACAGCATCGgacgcagctgcttcgcctcgCCAAGcaaacatatatatatgtataaGCGTTATTCACACAAGAAATTTCAGCGTTCCCTTGTCGCCTCCATAAGTAAGACAACATCAAGACAAGGGAAACTTGAATAATGATGATGTGAATAGCACAGAATCCCGGAGACGAGCATCCACAGAACCGTAGAGACGGGATGATCTGCAACGTATTCTGTGAACTAGGAGAGGGGAGTCCACCTACTGCAACGTGAACCCCCTATCATACAAGGCACGAACCGCCTAAGGGTAGACGATCCCCGTGCGTTCATGTAGCAGACGCTTACGAGCCGCAGTCGCACTTCGAAGACGCCATTGCCGTGTaattcacacacacacatataacAGCCGCCTGCACCGTCACAATCGTCGGCCGCGCAAACGAAGAGCACTATTTGGTAGGCAATGTTCATGTCCGCACGGAGGCTGAGGTACATCAGGCACGGCGATGGATGTGCGCCCCGAACAAGTACCTCATAGAGCATACCGCAGAGAGCTGTGGCTTGTCTGTGTCAGCGCACCAAAAAAGAAACACTGTGAAAAAGAACGCTTCCAGTGCTCCTGCTCTTCTGTTTTCGC
This window encodes:
- a CDS encoding iron superoxide dismutase, putative: MPFAVQPLPYPHDALASKGMSKEQVTFHHEKHHKGYAVKLNAAAESNSGLASKSLVDIIKSEKGPAFNCAAQIFNHDFFWRCLSPRGGGEPSGPLASAIVDSFGSFASFKKEFTDAANGHFGSGWAWLVKDKSSGKLKVLQTHDAGCPLTEPNLVPILTCDIWEHAYYIDYRNDRASYVNAFWNMVDWDFASSQL
- a CDS encoding iron superoxide dismutase, putative — its product is MPFAVQPLPYPHDALASKGMSKEQVTFHHEKHHKGYAVKLNAAAQSNSGLASKSLVDIIKSEKGPAFNCAAQIFNHDFFWRCLSPRGGSKPHGEIASAIVDSFGSFASFKKEFTDAANGHFGSGWAWLVKDKSSGKLKVLQTHDAGCPLTEPNLVPILTCDIWEHAYYIDYRNDRASYVNAFWNMVNWSHANRCYRAAGGSHYVNSDL